From the genome of Bacteroidota bacterium:
CTCATATTCTCGTTTTATTTCCATTCATTCGTCTTTTTTATTTTGTTACTTGACACTTTTGGCGAGATGATATTGCCGCATAAATACCAAATTTATAGTAATATCATTATGCTATTGATTCCTTTATATTTGTATAGTGGACTTAAAGGTGTCTATAAGCAATCACGTTGGAAAACAGTGATAAAGTTTTTGTTGCTCTTAATAAGTCATTCGGTTGTCTTTATACTAACTCTCAGTCTATTTGTCGTTGCAACAATTCTGTTATTCTTTACCTAATACTTATGAAAAATAAAATTGATCTACTGAAACAAAAAAAAGAAGAAGCGCTCCTTGGCGGAGGAGTAGCGCGTATTGCCGATCAGCATAAAAAAGGAAAATTAACTGCCCGAGAACGGATAGACTTATTGATTGATGAAGGTACTTTTGAAGAGATTGGAATGCTGGTGACGCATCGTTCTACTGCCTTTGGACTTGAGAAACAAAAATTTCTTGGCGATGGTGTAGTCACTGGCCATGGAAAAATTAATGGACGAGAAGTATTTGTCTATAGCCAGGACTTCACTGTATTCGGTGGTTCACTCTCCGAGGCACACGCGGAAAAAATTTGTAAAATTATGGATATGGCTATGAAAGTAGGCATTCCTGTCATCGGATTAAATGATTCAGGAGGCGCCAGAATACAAGAGGGGGTCGTTTCTCTTGGAGGATATGCTGATATATTTTTAAGAAACACTCTTGCATCGGGAGTCATTCCGCAAATCTCCGCAATTATGGGACCGTGTGCTGGAGGAGCGGTCTATTCTCCGGCAATAACGGACTTTGTCCTTATGGTGAAAAACACCAGTTATATGTTTGTAACCGGTCCTAATGTTGTAAAAACTGTTACACATGAAGAAGTAACAAGCGAGGATCTTGGAGGCGCAATGACGCATGCATCGAAAAGCGGCGTAGCGCATTTTGCCTGTGAAAGTGAGATTGAATGTATCGATCACATCAAACAATTATTATCCTTCCTGCCGCAAAATAATATGGATGATGTACCCCGCGCGAAATGCACGGATCCAAGTGATAGAAAAGATTTAAAATTAAATTCAATCATCCCGGATCTTTCCACAAAACCGTACGATATTAAAGAAGTGATTCATTCTGTAATCGATGATGGCAATTTTTTGGAGGTGCATCAGGAATATGCACAAAATATTGTCGTTGGATTTGCACGGATGAACGGAATGTCGGTCGGAATCGTTGCAAATCAACCTGCTGTTCTTGCTGGCGTATTGGATATTGAAGCATCAATTAAAGCTGCGCGTTTTATTCGATTCTGCGACGCATTTAATATCCCTTTGATTACGTTTGAAGATGTACCGGGATTTTTACCAGGAACAGATCAGGAATGGCACGGCATTATTAAACACGGAGCAAAATTATTGTACGCCTATTGTGAAGCGACTGTTCCGAAAATTACCGTTATCACTCGTAAAGCATACGGCGGTGCGTATGATGTTATGAATTCCAAACATATCCGTGGAGACATTAACTTTGCTTGGCCGACTGCGGAAATAGCTGTAATGGGACCGAAAGGGGCAGTGGAAATTATTTTTAAGAAGGAGATTGATAAAGCAGAAGACAAAGAAGTTGCTCTCACCCAAAAAATTCAAGAATACACAGATAAATTTGCAAATCCGTACAGCGCAGCCGAACGGGGATATATTGATGATGTGATTCTTCCAGATGAAACTCGTCCCCGAATTATTCGCGCGTTAGAAATGCTTGAGACAAAAGCGGATAAAAATCCGAAGAAAAAACATGGAAATATTCCGTTATAAGAGAGCGGGTAACGCTGACCGTCATTTTAAAGGTAACGGTCAGCTATTTTTACTTCATGCCGTTGTTGTTTCTGCTTTCTTCCCAAAAATCAACGCAAGAATAATTCCGTAAATCACATATCCAATTACTCCATAGATGAACCATTGCATTGCCATTGCGTAGGGAATTGCAATCATTGCATACGTACCGTACGCCATTCCAATGCTCATCCAAATTCCAATGTATAATCCATAACGTGCTCCCTCCGCAATTCCTTTTCCTTCAAACCCTTTAGAGAAAATGAATGAAAAGAAAAATGCACTAACAAGAGAAATAACTGAATAGATCCACATCTTGGATTGCATATCCGGGCGCCAGAGAGAAGCGGTAGCTTTATATGCTTCACTTAAAAGGATACCATGAACGATGAAATCAAAAGCGGACATGGCGATGAAGACAGCAACAGTACCGATGAGAATTTTTTTCATACGTACCTCCCTACATTAGTGATAAATAGCGGATTATTGATCCGTGTGTTATTAAGGACACGCTAAAGTAATCCTCTTAATCGACAACTGCAATACGTTAAACATTCTTGAGTATTTAGTCTAAATGCTCTTTATTTATTACGAACCATACAGATAGAGCTTTATGTACTTCGGTGTTTTGTAAATTATTTTACAATTATCACTTGAAATCACACTATCATTTTCCTAAATACATTGGTACTTGTTTACGGAGGACCGATCTCAAG
Proteins encoded in this window:
- a CDS encoding acyl-CoA carboxylase subunit beta, translated to MKNKIDLLKQKKEEALLGGGVARIADQHKKGKLTARERIDLLIDEGTFEEIGMLVTHRSTAFGLEKQKFLGDGVVTGHGKINGREVFVYSQDFTVFGGSLSEAHAEKICKIMDMAMKVGIPVIGLNDSGGARIQEGVVSLGGYADIFLRNTLASGVIPQISAIMGPCAGGAVYSPAITDFVLMVKNTSYMFVTGPNVVKTVTHEEVTSEDLGGAMTHASKSGVAHFACESEIECIDHIKQLLSFLPQNNMDDVPRAKCTDPSDRKDLKLNSIIPDLSTKPYDIKEVIHSVIDDGNFLEVHQEYAQNIVVGFARMNGMSVGIVANQPAVLAGVLDIEASIKAARFIRFCDAFNIPLITFEDVPGFLPGTDQEWHGIIKHGAKLLYAYCEATVPKITVITRKAYGGAYDVMNSKHIRGDINFAWPTAEIAVMGPKGAVEIIFKKEIDKAEDKEVALTQKIQEYTDKFANPYSAAERGYIDDVILPDETRPRIIRALEMLETKADKNPKKKHGNIPL